taggaccgactattaaaattcatatatatattcatattgaaccatccagatttaggcaagtgttatacgataaatgcatgaagattatatatttggacaacctttaagtcaagttgaatcaatatacttcttgcatgtattacaattataagaaccgtatgacttgagtgtcaactacaaaaaaaaaacttattttaatttctactttgtttttgtttctatatttctcttgatcgagatcaagtagatcacccacacattgtagacaatatagtatttaaaaatgacacacatatttatatttctaaattatttggattgtcctattttaattgaatgcctccaacatcaatatacccttgatctatataaattttaaggcacttcaaaattaataaatagaagtctcttttatcctcttcaacttattcacgtgaaaaaaattaattagattcccattaacaattttttatacaaatcttttaacttatataaaataataaatgaaaaagaaaaataagaaacaaataagctaaaacattagactaataaaataataaatgaaaaagaaaagttgtctaattacaaacattatatcaattaaaaaaatgatgatttacaaactgccattagagttaaatacacatccttacatgaggtaccatttcataggctttataagaagcaaggatgcaacgtaagcaaaaatagaagtatgttttatcccgttctcctccttcacatgaaaaaaatagtcatattcatattaatcgattcaactcaaagtttaattaatcatcgaacaaaataccggttgatattttaaaaaatatccaacctaaaaaagaaatataaaaaatgattagagatgttataagagtaatagaaaaattccaatttacaaacatattaataggcaactatcacatatatgtatatcaatttcttaatcaatcacatgtagccatacctgatattctaagaggttagacactatcacctaccaaggacaaaaaccaatatacttatgatgtaactatatatatatgcacacaagcttttaaatcaattcaagacactataatgtgtaactttaacatatggaaggtgaagatgcataactttttctcatggagatgttagacaaagaaaccatagagtttttgccatgagatatataaattaaaattttgttaaaacatagaagatAGACTTTctgatatggtggtggtgataattagtttttgggttaactttatatagaacttgtgtttgataattagctaaatttacatattcaatattagtgtctccaagaattctttgttttcaattgcattaatatggaattgtaacatacaatatatattttaatatattattattgtttattatttattattagagtaactctattatatgaaatatgaaaaggttttaatagagatgataaacttttcttatagagtgccacatcatcacaatgcttgttTGTGAGCAACTTAACCTTCCTTTTACCGGTAaaagattatattattttaggcaaaattacactacaggtcctttatcttatttttttgtaacactttggtcctttatcttttttttgtaacagtttggtcctttatcttttatttgtaacactttagtcctttattttttttatttgtaacattttagtccttttttttgtaacagtttggtcatttatcttgttttatttgtaacactttggtcctttattttttataaataaataagatacggatcaaagtgttacgaaaaaaaaaagataaaggaccaaattgttacaaaaaaaagataaaggaccaaagtgttaaaaaaaataagataaagtacttgtagtgtaattttgccattatattattattattggtgaCTTTGTGTTTTGCATTTCTCTTTTGATAATTGTGGCGAGACACGGCCAGTGAGTGAGAAGCCGCCGTAAAACAGCTGGTAATTAGGGTTGCAGGTTGCGTGTGCCGCCGTTTATTCTTTCTTCACAGTTTCACTGAACGTTGCTTCTCGTTATCCACCATGTTCATCGTAAGTtctattgtttattattattattattattattattattattattattattattattattattatcattattttagGGTAATCAATTTGtgatgtttgtttgtttgtttatgtgTTTTTGTATACAGGAACTAGATTGTCCTGCCAGTGTCAGAAAACAACTGGCAAACCTATTTGCTCAAGCTCTCAAAGCAACTGTGCCTACTGAACCTGATGTAGTCCCTTTGATTGATGCATGCATTGCAAAAAATGGTGCCAAACATGCTGATTATCAATGGTATCTTGTTTCGATATATGTTAAATTCATTAATGAATTAATGGATTTATACCACGTTTGGAACTtttgattgacttatttgaatttatatacATTACTGACATAAGCACGTGTTAGAATATTTGAGAGAGCttgtgaaaacaacttatgatcgacttatttgagtttatataCATTACTCACATAAGCACTTGTCAGACTATATGACAGAggttatggaaacaacttataacttCGATAAGCTCTCTAAATAGCATATGAAAACATGTTGTAAGTTCAGATAGGTGGAATGgatttagggtatgtttggattgaattatttgaatttatcaaTTAACATAAGCACTataagatagtttatgaaaacaacttatggctTGTATGAGAATATTTTGATTTCGTATTATATTCTGCAATAAAATtaacttatacataagtgtttaattaagttgttcATCCAAACAACCACTTAGTGTTTTAGTTGCACTGTATATTGGCAGAAGAAggttttttttgaacaagttggCAGAAGAAGGTTATTTGTAACTCaaatctaataatttttctttttgaattatGGGTGCAGTAATAATGCAATGAGTCTTTTTGCTAAGATTAAAGGGAAGCAAGAGGAGTTCAAAAGTCCACGTTCACTTGCAGAGGTAAAATCAGAGATAATTGCCTTAGTTTTTCCCCtactttgtttgatttttttttatcctttttattAATTACTGATTTTggaattacattttttttttgttatttttgtctAATTTAAATGTATGTTTTTGTTTGTGTAGGGCATTATGAAAAATCTTCCTCCATCAGAAATGATAGAATCGTGCTCTGTTGCTGGTCCTGGATTTGTGAATATTGTCTTATCAAAGAAGTGGATAGCACAGGTGATTGATTGCATTTATATCTGTAGTTTTTTAAATTAGAAATAGTATGTATTGTGGGTACGTGTGTCTCCAAAATTATAGGCTAGTGTCTGAATTGTATTGTGCTCCTAGTATGTATTGTGGGTATGCGTGTCTCCAAAATGGTGCATCCGAAGCCTCTTAAAGACACTTTTAGAAACCATGCTATACCACTGCACAACAAACATCTGAGGCTGCAGCAAATCCCCAAAAATAATTCGACTTGGGATCTCGCGTCACGCCACTAATACGCTCGGGCAACCGAAACCGAATCGCTTCAGACCCAAGCCAAACAAGCGGTGACCTTATGAGATGCAACCAAGACGAAAACTCGACAGGGCAGCTGCGCAAAAAGCTCCTCTTCTAAGATCACACTACTTGCATTTAAAGGAACAAACAGCAGAAAACACAATATATCAGGAACACGCAAGTGAAAAAGCACATTTCTTATTTCTCTTCAATTTAGTTCATAAATTAATAAGTAGTATATAAAATATGGGAAATAGGTTGATTAAACAATActtttctcttcaatttaaTTCATAAATCAATAAGTAGTATATAAAATATGTGAAATAGGTCGATGTAATCCTTAAAGTATATATGAAAATCTATCAATTTAGTCGATAACATCTTAAAAACATTAACAATGACTATATTGAATTTTCTATATATTTCAAAactacttattatatttatatatagttgaaaaaaattatatttatatataagttacagactaaattgatattttattataatttgtcaattttttttaaaatattttattaatgaaCCTTTTGAGGTATATGGATGGTGAAAATGAAGCAGTCCAAGGGTTATAATTTCTAAGCTGACTTTAATCACTCTGATTATAAgtttgatgaatttgatgacTTTAATCACTCTGATTATAGTttgatgaatttgaatgaatcTTATTAGTCTTTAAGAGGCTAGTATGTATTGTGGGTATGCATGTGTTTTATGGATTATGCACTTAACAGAAAAAATTCCTCCTGCAGAGCGTACAAAAGTTGCTTACTGATGGTATTGATTCCTGGGCACCCCGCCTTCCAATCAAGAGGGTTATGGTTGACTTTTCCTCACCCAATATAGCAAAAGAAATGCATGTTGGTCATCTGAGGTCAACCATTATTGGGGACACGTTGGCACGGATGCTTGAATTTTGCCAGCCTGAATGTCTGATCCGCCGAAATCATATCGGTGACTGGGGCACTCAGGTAGATTTAATCTCTAAAGTAAACTATGATATTTTGTTCCCTGTGTTCGGGCTATGGTTTTCTTCTAGTTGTGTCTGGGACCAATATCTTATGTAAGTAGTTTTTTTAATCGCTTTCATGATGAAGAACATGAATTGGATTCCTTCAAATTAAATGAAGTCGTGGAgccttaaaaaataatatagatatTGAACTAGTTTCATTTGTGACCAAATTAGCAATGTTTACTCATGACATATTTGCTTGAGTTATAGAATATTCTTTTTTGAATAATCTTATTTTGGTATTGGATCATATGGCTTAAAATCCATGCATTGATTTTGCAGTTTGGAATGCTGATTGCATACCTCTTTGAGAAATATCCGAACCCAGACGTTGTTAATGAATCTGATATTGGAGATCTACAGGTAAGATAGCATTTGGAAATGAACTTCATACTAGTTTTAGTTTACTAGTTGCATGCTTAGTGTCATTGaattaaatgtaaataaaaacTATGCATTTACATTTCTACATAGCTAGCAGTTAATTTGTTACAAATACCCTGAAACCTAAATAGACAATATAAGCTGCTACTTTCTCATGAAACTGCCAACAGCCTTTAAAAGATAAGTATTTGATTTTCTTGGCGAATAAGCTGTATACTGTGTTTGCGAATAAACTTTTTAACCTAACAGTTTTTTCTGTAAATCAGATCAACACTTCCATTTCcactttttgttgtttttttaattgGAAAATGTCAATGTGAGAATTCAGAAATAAATGTTCAGGCCTATGCTTGACTACAGATACTAGTTATTAGTACAAATGAATAATCACCCTTGAAGTGACAATGTTTATTTGGTCTTTATGGATAAGAtatttatgttttcatttttatttagctttgatgcaaaattattttagttattcTGAAATTATTGGAGTTGGTGTATTTTTAGGCATTCTATAAGGCCTCAAAATTGAAGTTTGATAGTGATCCTGATTTTAAGTTAAATGCACAGCAGTCTGTGGTCAAGCTCCAGGtaaatttttcttcatttttttccctttctgCACCCTATTTGCGAGGTCACGGGGAATTggttattcattttttgtatGCCTGAATTTTAATTTCAGGGAGGGGATCCAAAGTATCTCAAGGCATGGAAGCAAATTTGCGATATTAGTAGGACTGAATTTAACAAGGTCTATCAACGCCTTGGAATTCGTTTGGAGGAAATGGTAATGGTTCTAATTTCTTTTGTATCTCCCAAGAGGAATttcttatctttttattttctcttactTTCATGTTAAGCCTTGTAGAATTCTGTGTGTGCCTTATATATGTAATATGTTTGATTTTGTAGAAATTCTGTCTGTTGGTGTGGCTTTGATTATGTATTTTAGCCAGATATACCACATTCTATGTAGTAAGTTTTGTGTCTTCTTCCTTGTTCCGTGATGGCCATATGTTTGGCTAGTGGCTTTTATTAGCATTAGGGAACTATGCGATATCTAGTTCATTCATAAGCTTGTTGGTTTTTTCTGTTTGAATTCTATTCTTagtttaactagactaatgtaATTATTATGACTCCTTTCTTTTCCTGTATATAGCTATTGTTGCAAAAATAGATTTGTGCACAGTGAGTGTAGCTGTAGCAATTAAATCGGATAATGCATACATTGTAGCAAGAAATTGATTAAATATCTTGAATTTATTTTAGCAGTCATttcagatttttattttattgattaacaATGGTGTGTTTTACTTTGTACTGATGGGTGATGTTTTTGGCCACAGCCAGAGAGCTTCTTTAATCCATTAATCCCTCCAACTTTGGAGAAACTGGAGAAATTAGGGCTGATTGAAGACAGTGATGGTGCTCGTGTGATATTTGTTGAGGGTGTAGACATACCACTCATTGCCGTGAAAAGAGATGGTGGCTACAACTACTTTTCAACCGATTTAGCATCACTTTGgttagtttttagttttttggatATCTTCTCGACTCATGAATATTCaaattctattattatttagttCAAATTAGTTTATCTTGAATGTCACACACCTTGTGGTATCAACTTTTGTGGTTTCGATATTGAAGTACTAATGAGAAGAGTACAAGTGTAGGTTAGGTCAAGGCCAAAGGGTATTCCAATAGTTAGACTTGGATGtataatacaaagaaaaaatgtatcattaattattatcatcaaGCATTTAGTTTTGAATTGTTTGCTATCAGACTGATTTTGTGATAGGATATTGTAATTTGTGTAAGTGGCCTTTGGTAGGAAAGAGTTTTTATGAATTATGACTGTTTGattgtttctatatatatatacactgtttttgtttaaaatttggTATACATGTTTCTATTTGTCTGTATTTTTGCCTGAGTATGGAACAGGAAATAGATCTACTGTggaaaataaacaattttagtTACCTTAGTCACTTGAACTTGTAGGTATCGTCTGAATGTTGAAAAGCTGGATTGGAACATATATGTTACAGACGTTGGGCAGTGGCAACATTTTGACATGCTTTTTAAGGTATGTTCCATTTAACTGATATATTGTTAGTGCTACTGATAATAATATTCTAATGAATTTTCTAGCCTGACTGACATGCCTTTTGATTTATCTTTCAGGCCTTCAGGCGTGCAGGGTGGCTTCCAAAAGACGAAAATGAATATCCAAAATGCACTCATATAGGTTTCGGTCTTGTTCTTAGCGAAGAAGATGGAAAGCGATTTAGGAGTCGAGCAGCCGAGACTGTTAGATTGGTTGATTTACTTGATGAAGCTAAAAGGCGGTGTAAAGTTGCCCTTCTTGAACGTGGTAAATACCAGTTATCTATTGCAGTTTTGATTTCTTCCTTCAAAGAAACGGAGTTTCTGTTTGTTTTAGGTCTGTGAAACTGATATTATGCATTAGACTGTTAACCTTTTAAGTCCTATGTCATGTAGATAATGCTAAAGATTGGTCAGAGGAAGAGATTGAGAAAACATCAGAGGCAATTGGATATGGGGCTGTTAAGTAAGTTCTTTATCTCAATAATGTTTACCCATATTTGAAGTATAATAAACCAACTTTCCAGCAATAATATGTAGTTAGCTTAATTGTATGTATGTATACTATGTTGTGTTAAATTTGGAACCGGATGTATTGTCTTGCAATTTCCTGTTTACTTAATTTCAAAAGTTTGTGTTTTGCATTATATTCTGAATCTGGTTTATATATACCTAACTTAACTGATGTTTAGAGTATTTGTTCTAACTTCTATATAGTATCTTGAAATTTGCATGTATGAAAAAAGTATCTTGAAATTTGTAATAGAGCTTATATCTAGGGATAcgttttttctttcaaaaaaggCTTGTATTTAGGGACATGGGTAGTAAAAGCTGCAGCACAGGTTgctttgtttttgcttttttccCCTCATGCTAAATGTTCATCATTCATcgggattttttttatttatcaaatgaCTCTACATATGGTTTTGGTGTGACTTTAAAGTATTCCTGTTTTCTGCTTATGACTTAGTTCTTGGAATGCTGAATGAGCTGCAAACTTGTTGCCTATTATTTTCATGGTTTTGATGTATTTGCAGATATGCTGACTTGAAGATCAACCGAACAACAAATTACACTTTCAGCTTTGATCAGATGCTTAATGACAAGGTGCATATACTGTTTTCATATGATCATCAAGTTACAACAGAAAAGCTTGTAGATTTTGTAACAACTATTGATTCCCCATTGCCCCCAGACCTGTCTTGCCCCCCTCATAGAAAATATTTATGAAGTCTGAAGCTATAAATTTTGCTCCAATTTACAATTGCTGTGAGAACTGCTAAAAAACATCTTTTAAGAAATGTTGAGTTCATTCTTCATCACGCATGAAACAACTAATGTAAAATTATAAATGTCTCATGTTTCTAAGCTTTTTGTCCAACAGGGAAATACCGCAGTTTATTTGCTTTATGCACATGCTAGGATGTGTTCCATTATCAGAAAATCTGGTAAAGACGTAGAAGAACTAAAAAAGGTAATTTTTCTAATTTCCATGATAGATTTGTTGATAAAAGTGTTTTAACCACTTTTTGTAACATATGCTTAATTTAACAATGTTAAACATATATGTATTGTGCTTAGGTTTTATACTAGAGTAGATCATGGTTGATTTGGTATGAGTCAATTAAGCACTAATCTATTATGATTGTCACATGACTCGATACTacatttttgtttacttatacATGCATAGCATAGTAATATGCCGGCTAAAAATCAACTGATGCAAATTTTATATGCttcatattttgtttattaactCGTGACAGACTGGGACTGTGGTGTTGGATCATGAAGACGAGCGTACCTTGGGTCTTCATTTACTGCAATTTACGGAGGTAAAGTGAAACATTTTTTCTTGAGATTTATACCTAGCATGCTATACTTTGTTAATCTGTGTCCATAAGAAAAGTCAGAGTCATTAGGCAActtacatgattttttttatatcttatagGTTTTTGTGGAGTCATGCTCGAATTTGTTACCAAACGTATTGTGTGAATACCTATACAATTTGTCGGAAATCTTCACAAAGAAATTCTATTCTAGTTGTCAGGTATCCAAAGCtatatatatttcttccatGTATGAATTTAAATGCCCTTCCTTATCCTATTTGCTGTAATATTAATTTGAATGCCTCTTTGTCAGGTTGTTGGGTCGCCCGAGGAAACTAGTAGACTCTTGTTATGTGAAGCAACACTTGTTGTGATGAGACATTGCTTCTATCTCCTTGGAATTGAACCAGTTTACAAGTTATGAGCTATCTGGATG
This portion of the Trifolium pratense cultivar HEN17-A07 linkage group LG3, ARS_RC_1.1, whole genome shotgun sequence genome encodes:
- the LOC123913884 gene encoding arginine--tRNA ligase, cytoplasmic-like, translating into MFIELDCPASVRKQLANLFAQALKATVPTEPDVVPLIDACIAKNGAKHADYQCNNAMSLFAKIKGKQEEFKSPRSLAEGIMKNLPPSEMIESCSVAGPGFVNIVLSKKWIAQSVQKLLTDGIDSWAPRLPIKRVMVDFSSPNIAKEMHVGHLRSTIIGDTLARMLEFCQPECLIRRNHIGDWGTQFGMLIAYLFEKYPNPDVVNESDIGDLQAFYKASKLKFDSDPDFKLNAQQSVVKLQGGDPKYLKAWKQICDISRTEFNKVYQRLGIRLEEMPESFFNPLIPPTLEKLEKLGLIEDSDGARVIFVEGVDIPLIAVKRDGGYNYFSTDLASLWYRLNVEKLDWNIYVTDVGQWQHFDMLFKAFRRAGWLPKDENEYPKCTHIGFGLVLSEEDGKRFRSRAAETVRLVDLLDEAKRRCKVALLERDNAKDWSEEEIEKTSEAIGYGAVKYADLKINRTTNYTFSFDQMLNDKGNTAVYLLYAHARMCSIIRKSGKDVEELKKTGTVVLDHEDERTLGLHLLQFTEVFVESCSNLLPNVLCEYLYNLSEIFTKKFYSSCQVVGSPEETSRLLLCEATLVVMRHCFYLLGIEPVYKL